DNA from Kryptolebias marmoratus isolate JLee-2015 linkage group LG15, ASM164957v2, whole genome shotgun sequence:
CTGCTGTTGTCCTAATGAAGCTGCTCCCTCCGCCTTCATGCTTCACTGTGAgttgcagcagcttgtttttttttttgttttttcattttccccTCAAGGATTTCTAAGATCTGTGATTGTTTCTGGTTGTAGGGTCCTTTTGTTCAAGTGGATGAGCTCATCGAAACTCTGAGGAGATGCACACTTCCTGAAAGTAAGTTACTGTTGGTGAACATCCGACTGCTGGTGTACGTCTGCTTTTCATCCAGGCAGAAATGATAAATTAGTCAGCGGGTCGGTCCCTCCCCTGTTTGACCCGTTTGTCTGTGGTCTGTTAGCCGTTGAAGCTGCCGTCGAGCTGATCACCGGCCGGCAGCCCGATTCCGGAGGGGACGGCAACGGGGCCATGGAGAACCACACCGTCACCAAGTCACTCAAGAGGCCAAACGCCGACTCGGACGAGGAGGACGACAAGGGAGCCGTGGCTCCGCCCATACACGACATCTACCGCGCACGCCAGCAGAAGAGGATCCGATAAGGCCCTTCAAGAATGTAATCTTTTTAACAGGTGGTCATATGAGATCAGTATCCATGTCAGCACGGCGGATCACACGTCTGTGCAGGAACCCGAGCGCGTGCGCACATGAAACGCACACCTGAGCGTCTctgtggcttttgttttgtcagcagtttttatttttaaagactgactattatactgtaaaaaaaaaaaaagttttaattcaaCTGTGGGtttctgcaaaaacagttttcatcttatgtttcagcagcaaagtggaagcaaggtttttttttttcagtttttttttttttaataactggaGTAAACACagtttctttgaataaaagtgaggaaaaaagcaaccacatttatgtttttatttgactttaaagcATCACGTGTGCTTTAATGTCATGCCTCGGTGCTAACTGATAAACCTTTCTGACTGAAAAtgaattaaagcttttaaaatcacCAGCAGGGACGTTTATTTGATACTTTGTGACTGCTCTGAAAGACTTCCACCCCCTGGAATAATCATCTTCTATAGCGAGATCTGAGTTtgcattttgattatttgaGTATCGCTGAAAATAACTAttatttcacagaaataaattcacaggttttattttttaaatgcacagaaCAATAAGTTTTACAATTGTGTcactcagtttttaaataaattacaaaaacattaaaaaaaaaaccaaacatttgcaGGTCAATAAATTACTTGACATTCCAGATGCCGATTAGTTTTTTGACCTCGGAtcgttttttttgtctgaaagagAATTCCGCTCCTGTTGAATATTTCATCGCACACGAGCAAACCAAATCCAAACAAGATGTTTGTCGTTTTCAGCCCGGAGAAAACGTGGAAGTCATTTCCTCGGCGGATTAGAAGGATTACACAGACGTCATTTAAAGCAGACCCCTGCGGGCGCCACTAAAACGTGGCTCTGCAGTGACGTTTCAGTCCGAACGAGCGAGGGAAGCCGTCCAAACATCTGCTTTCTTGCAACAAACAGGAGGAAAGCAGATGAATGAGTCCCACGAATGCCTCTGCGTTACATCGCACCTCCACATGTCCAGTTTCAGACTTTTTCCACTCGTCGTGTGTCGACACGTACGCGACAGGCCGACAGAACTATGTTACATTTCCTCTTTTAGAGGAAATAACAGTCACATAAAAATctggtttttacattttagcttaGTGTCCGgcaccaaataaaataattaaatatctTCTATAATGCAGCTTATTCTACGATTCAACGGTTATTGTTCACATTCTCTGCTCAGTCATCTAAACTCCATAAAACTCATCATCCGCAAAACTAACAAGCATTACTGCAGCAACATGTTGACGCTGGACAATTTGTTTCCAAAGTACTGAACAAAGATGTCAGGGTGAGCTTTGGAAAACTGGCCCAGcacttctcttttctctttgttgGAGAACTTGGGGCTCTCGTGGACCGTCCGCAGCAGAGACAGGATCTCCTCCCTGGTGATCTTCTGCACGTTCCCGGCGTACACTTGAGTACTTAGTCTCGAGCCGTGCGTCACACCTGAAGTACAGAAAAAGGTCGAGATTTCCACCACGTTGTTCTGCAAACAAGTCAGGAAACGATGCACGAATAACCGGCACACCTGTTGTCCCATTTGGGTCTGTCCCGTTCACAATGTTCCTTAACCGTTCGCTGACCAACTTCTGTAACGAGGCTGGGATCTGATGGAGGGAGAAATTAAACCTTGATTTAATGGCCCAACAGACCACAGCTCCTTACCGTTCTAAAGTGCTTACTTGGAACAGATCAGTGCAGTTATCCATCATGAACAGAACCGTCAAGTCCAGCTTCCCTTTGGGGAGCCTTCTGCTGTAGATGATGGCTCTGGAGAAAGCCCTTTTCACCGCCATTCGGTTCTCAATCTAGGAGAAGAGTTAAAGGTGAGTGAAGACCCAACTCGAGTGCACACGGAGTCACACAAGACGCTCGGTGACCCTGACCTCCTTGTGCAGCTTCACCTCCTGCGGTCTGGCTGCGGTCGCCATGAACCTCAGGAGCCGTCGGAGCTCCTCTCTGCTGCGAGAGTCCTGCAGCTTCAAGCTCAGCTGCAGCGCCTCCAGAGCCTGCTCCAGCTTCCCGTTCACTAAACGTAcaccaaaaaaaactaaacggTTAAGGTTAAAGGAAAACTTATTGCTTGAAAGCGTGTGCTTAAAGACCAGGCGGCTCCTCTCCTCACCGAGTAGCTCGGAGATGCCGGAGTAGACGTCGAAGAAGTAGTTGCTGAGCAGAGGTGGTCGTTGTGTCTGCCCGTAATGCTTAACCAGGACCTGATAGAGTAGCTTCTTACACTGCAGCAGGTCGTCTGAACAGCCAGCCAGACCTCGGCTGACCTCCACCACCTGCTCATCAGGCAGGAACTCCAAGCAGTCCACCGCCCCTGACATCCACTCATCAGCCCTGAGGGAGaaggaattttgtttttaaaaactatgcccccctttttttatctaaatagatgagacacaaacaggaaataaaggcGGATGATGAGAGAGGTCCAGATGGTCGGGAGTTTAACCGTGGACACTGCTGCTCTGACATATAACACCCCCATCTTAATCTACTTATCTCACTCTGGGTAATTATTTGAAATACAGCCTGTGGAGTTTAAAGACTGAGAGATCCTCCAATTCTTTCGGAGAACTGAACTTGGTCCTTTAATGGCATGATCATGTTTAAGTTATACTGAACTACAGCACAAGAATAACACAGTGTCTTATCATAAAGTAGAAGCCAAGAAATGTGgataaataaaattctgaaataGCTATTTATACTTCACACAGTATTAGAGCACATGTAGGTAAGTAACTGTTAGTCACTGCAGATCTGGTGTTTCAATACAATTTCCCCAAATAACCATCATGTAAACCCTATAAACAATTGCCCATTCCTTTTAGAGCCTGGTAAACCCAAACAGATGTTGAGTTTATGAACAGCTAAGCTTTAAACTATTTACAACTATGTCATTTGAACAATAACTTGCTTGAAAGACTGTAAATTATATAAACAAGTGACAAAATGTGTGAGACCCCTCAAAAATGAATTTTGAACcatacatttctaaaaacattgTGACTTGTTCATACctttctaaaagtaaaaggtAAAAGCCTTAAATTATCACAGGAGTAGCCAGTTGGAATCATATAAACACTaatggatgttttgttttttttttacaactttagGCGACTCCACTTTTATggtaatcattagatgtttgATGCTGGGAGGCAAAATTAACGGCTTTTCCAGTGAAAACGtataaattttataaataaactctgATACCATGAAGACCGGCATAAGTTTTTGTTCGCTTTTGTCACTTCCAgtaccataaaaataaaaataaaagtttactgCCAGTCCAAATTATCCCATGGGTGTGAATAATTTTCATTCAAAGCATCGAGGGGAGAATTTCGAACACTGGAACAAGAACTGGATTCAGATAAGGACGGTTTCACCAGGACTTACTGTGCTTCACTGAAGGCTTTCAGAACCTCTCGGTCCAGGTAACTTGATGTGTACAGCAGGTCCGGGTCGCTGTCCGTGCCGCGCAGCAGAGGTTGGGGCGTGGCGTCACCTTCCAACAGGTCGTCCAGCAGGGGCAGCTCaatgagctgcagcagcctGGACACGATCTGCTGGTGCAACACTTCATACAGACCTGGGAAACCACAAAATGAAAAGTCATCCAACACGAGTGAAAAAAACACGTCGGGCCTCGGCGTGCTGGGAAGAAAACTTACACTCCTGAGAGAGGCCGAGGCGGATCATCTGAGGGGTGATGGCGGAGCTGAGGTCGAGGTTTTCCAACACGTCCTCCAGTAATTTGCCTCTTTTCACCGGGGAGTGGGTGGAGTAAGTCGGTATCTCGTCTCTGATGAGTTACAGGATGGGAGCAATCAGTGGAAACGATTGAGGAAAGATTTGTTGCAGAAACGGAATCAACAGGATGCAAAGGGTTTCATTCAAACACACTTCAGAATCATGCagccttcattttaaaaaatacacttttctCCAACATTACCATTAAAAATGCAGGAAATTAGGAATTAGACATtagaagtttgttgtttttgtttctttgctcgaTGTTATTCATGTGAATTCATGGATTGAGCAGTTCCTAATTATATAAGCTTTGTTTGAAGACATACCTCCTCTAAATCTTTTATATTCTGTTAGACCTTTTAAcaatactttttaaacagaGGTAAATAATCCTGCCCGGGTTTTACTTTTGTCACTTccggttttattttgaaattcccCACAGCTGTATTTAGCCAGCAGTAATTTAAGGCCTACATTCAGCACACCTCCTGCTGTTCTTTGTTGTCAGCACAAAGCCTTACTGAAAACGATTAAATCCTGATGTTTCCGAGGCTCCTGCGGTGCACATTTCTCCTGTCAGAATAGGGCTGGGATTCAGCGTTTGGACTCTTTTATGATGTggaaatgaaaactaaatgaagtgcacaaaacaaccaaaattcAAGTACAGAGTTTTCTCCAACTCTGTGAAGatattttgcattgtttttttaattattttacatcTCTTTgtaattcttcttcttctttgtaatTCTGACAGTGTTGCATatctttttggtcattttcttttacctttgaattattgtcatttttttaatctttcatgtCAACCTTCTGTCACATATTGTCAATTATAACTGTCATCTCTGACCTTTCTGtctctgaaaccttttttatgtctttgctGTGGTTTTGTGTCATATTTTGGCTGGATTTGATGTAATTGTAGGACTGTTTATCTTCATTTTGTAATTTGAAATCTCTCCATTTATAATGTTTTCCTctctgttaatttattttatgtattttaatttgGTCCCTTGACTCCTTCGGCCCCTTTGGCTCTTTCTGTTTATTACACAGGTGTGTTTactcatttgtctttttcattgtttgtttttgatcacgTACAAAAGAAATGGTCTAACTAAACATTTGTCGTTCATGCCGACCTAATTCAAAGCCACGCTGGGATGAACTCTGGCTATCAGGGaaagttaaaacaaagcaaatccAAACTGAGATAAGCTGTTGGAACAGGTGTACCTTTCACATGACAGAGTATAGTCGTTCTTGTTCTGGTTCGAGCAGGTTGAGCCATAGCTGCCTTGGTTGGTACCGGTGGTTTGGGAGTTGGTGTCAGTCGCTGCAGATGAGGACGTGGTCTCCGAGCTCAGAAACCTGTACAAACTGCAACTGCTGTCCTCAAATCTGggtttcttcttttccttcccGAATACTCTAACACCCACCGGCTCAAACACCTTCGAGTCCATGAGGGTCTGGCAAAGACGGACGGCCTTGTAGCGAGGCACCGCCTCAGTGCCAAAGAAACGATTCACGGCGATGT
Protein-coding regions in this window:
- the depdc7a gene encoding DEP domain-containing protein 7 isoform X2, whose translation is MRSGDMVRDVCPRSHRTPERGMAGTPFRATYIWTSIISNLHSRVEVKPRRHNLKLYNDCFLGSEAVDVVLTHIAVNRFFGTEAVPRYKAVRLCQTLMDSKVFEPVGVRVFGKEKKKPRFEDSSCSLYRFLSSETTSSSAATDTNSQTTGTNQGSYGSTCSNQNKNDYTLSCERDEIPTYSTHSPVKRGKLLEDVLENLDLSSAITPQMIRLGLSQECLYEVLHQQIVSRLLQLIELPLLDDLLEGDATPQPLLRGTDSDPDLLYTSSYLDREVLKAFSEAQADEWMSGAVDCLEFLPDEQVVEVSRGLAGCSDDLLQCKKLLYQVLVKHYGQTQRPPLLSNYFFDVYSGISELLVNGKLEQALEALQLSLKLQDSRSREELRRLLRFMATAARPQEVKLHKEIENRMAVKRAFSRAIIYSRRLPKGKLDLTVLFMMDNCTDLFQIPASLQKLVSERLRNIVNGTDPNGTTGVPVIRASFPDLFAEQRGGNLDLFLYFRCDARLETKYSSVRRERAEDHQGGDPVSAADGPREPQVLQQREKRSAGPVFQSSP
- the depdc7a gene encoding DEP domain-containing protein 7 isoform X1; translated protein: MRSGDMVRDVCPRSHRTPERGMAGTPFRATYIWTSIISNLHSRVEVKPRRHNLKLYNDCFLGSEAVDVVLTHIAVNRFFGTEAVPRYKAVRLCQTLMDSKVFEPVGVRVFGKEKKKPRFEDSSCSLYRFLSSETTSSSAATDTNSQTTGTNQGSYGSTCSNQNKNDYTLSCERDEIPTYSTHSPVKRGKLLEDVLENLDLSSAITPQMIRLGLSQECLYEVLHQQIVSRLLQLIELPLLDDLLEGDATPQPLLRGTDSDPDLLYTSSYLDREVLKAFSEAQADEWMSGAVDCLEFLPDEQVVEVSRGLAGCSDDLLQCKKLLYQVLVKHYGQTQRPPLLSNYFFDVYSGISELLVFFGVRLVNGKLEQALEALQLSLKLQDSRSREELRRLLRFMATAARPQEVKLHKEIENRMAVKRAFSRAIIYSRRLPKGKLDLTVLFMMDNCTDLFQIPASLQKLVSERLRNIVNGTDPNGTTGVPVIRASFPDLFAEQRGGNLDLFLYFRCDARLETKYSSVRRERAEDHQGGDPVSAADGPREPQVLQQREKRSAGPVFQSSP
- the depdc7a gene encoding DEP domain-containing protein 7 isoform X3, which codes for MRSGDMVRDVCPRSHRTPERGMAGTPFRATYIWTSIISNLHSRVEVKPRRHNLKLYNDCFLGSEAVDVVLTHIAVNRFFGTEAVPRYKAVRLCQTLMDSKVFEPVGVRVFGKEKKKPRFEDSSCSLYRFLSSETTSSSAATDTNSQTTGTNQGSYGSTCSNQNKNDYTLSCERDEIPTYSTHSPVKRGKLLEDVLENLDLSSAITPQMIRLGLSQECLYEVLHQQIVSRLLQLIELPLLDDLLEGDATPQPLLRGTDSDPDLLYTSSYLDREVLKAFSEAQADEWMSGAVDCLEFLPDEQVVEVSRGLAGCSDDLLQCKKLLYQVLVKHYGQTQRPPLLSNYFFDVYSGISELLVFFGVRLVNGKLEQALEALQLSLKLQDSRSREELRRLLRFMATAARPQEVKLHKEIENRMAVKRAFSRAIIYSRRLPKGKLDLTVLFMMDNCTDLFQIPASLQKLVSERLRNIVNGTDPNGTTGVTHGSRLSTQVYAGNVQKITREEILSLLRTVHESPKFSNKEKREVLGQFSKAHPDIFVQYFGNKLSSVNMLLQ
- the depdc7a gene encoding DEP domain-containing protein 7 isoform X4, which codes for MRSGDMVRDVCPRSHRTPERGMAGTPFRATYIWTSIISNLHSRVEVKPRRHNLKLYNDCFLGSEAVDVVLTHIAVNRFFGTEAVPRYKAVRLCQTLMDSKVFEPVGVRVFGKEKKKPRFEDSSCSLYRFLSSETTSSSAATDTNSQTTGTNQGSYGSTCSNQNKNDYTLSCERDEIPTYSTHSPVKRGKLLEDVLENLDLSSAITPQMIRLGLSQECLYEVLHQQIVSRLLQLIELPLLDDLLEGDATPQPLLRGTDSDPDLLYTSSYLDREVLKAFSEAQADEWMSGAVDCLEFLPDEQVVEVSRGLAGCSDDLLQCKKLLYQVLVKHYGQTQRPPLLSNYFFDVYSGISELLVNGKLEQALEALQLSLKLQDSRSREELRRLLRFMATAARPQEVKLHKEIENRMAVKRAFSRAIIYSRRLPKGKLDLTVLFMMDNCTDLFQIPASLQKLVSERLRNIVNGTDPNGTTGVTHGSRLSTQVYAGNVQKITREEILSLLRTVHESPKFSNKEKREVLGQFSKAHPDIFVQYFGNKLSSVNMLLQ